The DNA sequence TCTTTCGGATATATCtatgaaatttttatcttcaatattatgtgaaaataataaatttcctAACAGTTAGGTCGCCAAAttagaatttattattattatttttttgaacaaaGAAGTCAAGCAAACAATTAGGTCGGTATCCCATCACTTCCCTGTATAATTGGTTTCGGATAACTGATTGACAAACGTAGTACTACGTTAATACTTCCTGTATAATTGGTTTCCACACATCATTCACGCCTTAACGTGAAAAGTATTTATAAACTAGGTTggcaaattatgaatttttgacgtctttgtattattgtatatgtGAAGCTTGAGAAGTAACTAAAAGATAAGGGATGTTTGGCttaatttaaaagaagtgatttcttatttaaaataaataaagaaatagtGTTGAAGTGAGGAGTAaagaagttaataaagtgttttgaAAAGAAGCAAGTTCTGAGATAAAAGCTAGTATTTTCAATTTCCTAAAAATACTACTACTTATTTAAACAAACGAGttaaagaaaagcagaagccagaagcagttTTTGCTTTTACTAACCACACAGGGGACACAGGGGCTAAGTTTGCTTTGTGCATGATACCTTAAATATAGTTACAAGACCTCAGTTAGGTATTAGAGGTATTTCTACAACTTGCATGTAATGTTTTTAATGTATCCTCTTgggattttcttttaaattgttttttctttACATATTTGCACTCTAATTTGATTTTGACCAGAGGGATCTGAAGTTTTGCCATGCAGTGGAACTGGAACTACTATCTCACTTGGCCTTTAGTACTGATATGTTTGCCTCTTGTTTGGCACTTATGGAGGAAGATTAGCCACAAAACCTCAAAGCTCCCTCCTGGTCCTCGCGGCTGGCCGCTGTTTGGCAATCTTTTCGATCTCGGAAGCTTGCCTCACAGGACTTCAAGAGCACTTAAAGCCGAATACGGTCCTGTTGTGTGGCTAAATCTCGGCAGTTTCAAGACCCTGGTGCTTCTTTCTGCTGCGCCTGTGGAAGAGCTGTTTAAGAACCATGATCTCTCCTTCAAAAACCGGATGACAACGGATGCAGTGACCTCACACGACTACTACAAGAGCTCTATAGCCTTCGGTCTAGATGGCACCTACTGGCGCACCTTGAGGCGAATATGTACCTCAGAGCTCTTTTCTAACAAGAGGATCAAAGAAACCATAATGGTCAGGCAAAAAAGTGTCGATGAACTAATCTTGTGGATCGAAAAGGAAGCACAAAAGGGATCTACTGGAATTGTGGTTAGACAATTTGTGTACCCAGCATTGTTGAACATGATAGGGAATCTCACCCTTTCGCGGAACCTCATGGATCCACAGTCCAAAATTTCCTCTGAGTTTTGCTCTGCTGTGGATGGTTTCAATCAGTGCCTGGGCAGTCCCAATATATCCGACTTCTTGCCCTGGCTAAAGAGATTTGACCTGCAAGGAATAAGGAGGAAAATGGATCAGGATTTGGGGAAAGCCCTGGAGATTATTTCAGTATTTGTGAAGGAACGCCAGGAGAAGAGGGAACAACAAGCAGTATCATCAGAGCAGCAGGACTTTTGGATGTGTTGTTGGATTACAGGGGCAGTGGAAATGATGAAGCGGCTAAGTTATCAGATTCCCAAGTCACAATATGCCTTCTGGTAAGTAACACGATTAATAACAAAGGGCCAACAGCTGACTTGTTTTCCGCTAATATTAATGTTTGGtaattagcggattgaaacaAAGGTTTGAATCCAAAACACTATTTTGAGAAGTTTTTTGGGTTTAAGGTTTTGGTTTTTatcagaaaaagctaatcaatcagctatttaccaaacaagtTTACGAGAAACagttaattcaatccgctagtcaaaacatctaattcaatccgctaacagttAACCGCTGATTCTCAAGCAGAGCCTATGTGTTTAATTAAGAACGGGGGAGTCTTAGATTTTGAGTCATGTGGGGCTGTTTAAGCATGTTATCCACAGGCGTAAACTAAGCAGATATGATTTGTGCAGGAAATGTTTATTGGCGGAACAGACACAACAAGCAGCACAACTGAGTGGGCCTTGAGCGAGCTCTTACAAAACGATGAGCAAATGAAGAGGGTTAAAGCTGAGCTCGCCAGAGTTCTtggaacaaaaaaaaatctggaAGACAGTGACATTTATAATCTTCCTTACTTGAAAGCCATTGTGGAAGAAACTCTGCGACTCCATCCTCCAGCACCAATCTTACTTCCCAGAAAGGCCGATCGAGACACCGATTTCATGGGCTACAGAATCCCCAAAGACACACAGGTTTTCATCAATAACTGGGCAATAGCAACAGATGAAGATGATTGGGAGGATGCTTTGTCATTTAAGCCCGAGAGGTTCTTGGACTCCAATTTTAATTACAAGGGTCAGAATTATGAGTTCTTGCCGTTTGGGGCGGGGAGGAGAATTTTGCCCAGGTCTTCCGTTGGCTCATCGTGTGGTGCCCTTGGTTCTGGGCTCCATGCTTCAGCAGTTTGAGTGGGAGCTTTGTGATGGTCTGAAGACAGTAGACATGGAAGAGACTCTAGGGCCGGTGTCAAAAAAACTGCAACCCTTGCGAGCAATCGCAAAACCAAATAAGACTTGATATCAGATACGGAAGCTGGTTTGCCCAAACTGTTCTATCTTCTTAATTTGGAAGTTAAAATAAACACAACACGTGCTGTAACTCAGTTTGGTTATTAGAATAAACAACAGTCAGTGACTCAGGATAATGTTTCAGGCATCATTCAGTTTTCTGCCCTGTAAACTTTCAACACTATGCTCAGGGGCCTAAAAATCTAAAATCtggccaaaaaaaaataaatgtacTACTGTATATCCAAAagaaaatgtgtgtgatttTTTATTTCGCCAAAGAGGCCCAGCAGTCATCTCTGGAAGCCAGGCTCTCATATCTTTATTGCCAATACCAGCATAGTTATATTGACTGGCAGGATTTACAAGGTACCTCAATATTGTTGACTGCTGTGAAGAAAACGAAACAAAATTCTTCCATTCATCTATGCCTATTAGAGCATTTGAGGGTGCACATTGTTCCAACTATGTAGCAAAACTGAACTAACTTGATATTCCTCTGCCAGCATTTTTGGTGCCAGAAATGTGTCGATGCATGTTACTGCCAAAATAAACACGACGACTGCTCGAGCTCTCTATGCACCAACACCCACTGACTGGATTAGATATGTGGCGTTTATCTTGGGAAATAGCTTGAATCAAGATTTATATATTGGAACCATATATCTGTGTTCAACCGAACCTGAATGCACGCTTGGCCGACTCGAGAGTGTTTGAGAGGAGCATCGAGATTGTAACAGGTCCCGCTCCTCCAGGCACAGGGGTAATGGCTGAGACAACTTTATTAGCTTCTTCATAACAAACGTCTCCTGTTATACGAAAACCACACTGTCTACTGGAGTCCTGAAAATCAATCAGCATGGACAGATTCAAAAATATATGACTGCAGCACTTACACTGGACAAGGACAACTGACTAGtccaaacttaaaataaataaataaattaattaaattaaaaggcCATGAAAATCGATGGCTTAAACTACCTATGTCAGTTCAATATGGGATATGCCAAGTCACCATTACTCATACAAATTTTGCATTTGCATAAACAAAATAGCAAATGATTTAACTATGTATAGGAAAAAAAGAACGAGGAATCAAAAAATACTTAGAAAGCATTAAAATAAATGGCTCAAACTACCTATTATGTCAGTTCAGTATGGGGTATGCTAAGTCACCATTATACATGCAATTTTTGAATTTGCATAAACAAAATGGCCAGTAAAATAACGACATATAGAtagaaaaaatgaatataatcaTATGCTATAATAATTGCCCAGCACCCAGCCAAAATAAAGTTTTACAGAACATCTCAGTTTATGCTTCATGTATCTTGGCAAATGGCAAGGAAAATTCGACGATTACTACACTGCACAGATGGTAGCTTGAAGGATCTTTTGGGCATTTTGCATCAATTAATCAAGATACAATTTAGTTTTCCCATAAAAATGAAGAGTtcgtataatttttttattgttttgctAGATAAGAATTACTCATGTTTGCTTTTAGACTTTTAAATATCAACACAGATTTAAAAAAGAGCGAAGATAGTACAAAAGAACTGTTCAGTTAGAAGACCTAAAATGTGTAAGCACAGATCTCAAATGACTGCGAAGACAGATGGATGACTTTTGTCATAATCAAACACGATGATGAAGCAGTGAA is a window from the Daucus carota subsp. sativus chromosome 8, DH1 v3.0, whole genome shotgun sequence genome containing:
- the LOC108198002 gene encoding LOW QUALITY PROTEIN: cytochrome P450 76A2 (The sequence of the model RefSeq protein was modified relative to this genomic sequence to represent the inferred CDS: inserted 1 base in 1 codon; deleted 1 base in 1 codon), which encodes MQWNWNYYLTWPLVLICLPLVWHLWRKISHKTSKLPPGPRGWPLFGNLFDLGSLPHRTSRALKAEYGPVVWLNLGSFKTLVLLSAAPVEELFKNHDLSFKNRMTTDAVTSHDYYKSSIAFGLDGTYWRTLRRICTSELFSNKRIKETIMVRQKSVDELILWIEKEAQKGSTGIVVRQFVYPALLNMIGNLTLSRNLMDPQSKISSEFCSAVDGFNQCLGSPNISDFLPWLKRFDLQGIRRKMDQDLGKALEIISVFVKERQEKREQQAVSSEQQDFXDVLLDYRGSGNDEAAKLSDSQVTICLLEMFIGGTDTTSSTTEWALSELLQNDEQMKRVKAELARVLGTKKNLEDSDIYNLPYLKAIVEETLRLHPPAPILLPRKADRDTDFMGYRIPKDTQVFINNWAIATDEDDWEDALSFKPERFLDSNFNYKGQNYEFLPFGAGRRICPGLPLAHRVVPLVLGSMLQQFEWELCDGLKTVDMEETLGPVSKKLQPLRAIAKPNKT